In Falsibacillus albus, a single window of DNA contains:
- the mutM gene encoding DNA-formamidopyrimidine glycosylase: protein MPELPEVETVRRTLTELVVGRTISDVKVMWPKIIKHPEEVQEFCTLLRGETIHSVGRRGKFLIFYLDQFTLVSHLRMEGKYGLFNAEDPMDLHTHITFTFEDGFELRYKDVRKFGTMHLFQKGAEFDVLPLKKLGPEPFSKEFSLQMLTEKLQKTERAVKAVLLDQNVVVGLGNIYVDEVLFRAGVHPEKKASSLTPSEVERIHKETIKTLQEAVDKGGSTIRSYLNSQGQIGMFQLSLFVYGRKGEPCRVCGTEIEKFVAAGRGTHICPSCQKRT from the coding sequence ATGCCTGAACTTCCAGAGGTAGAAACTGTCAGAAGAACATTAACGGAATTAGTGGTGGGGAGAACCATATCAGATGTAAAAGTGATGTGGCCCAAAATCATTAAGCATCCCGAAGAAGTACAGGAATTTTGTACTTTGCTTAGGGGTGAAACGATTCATTCAGTCGGTAGGAGAGGGAAATTCCTCATTTTTTATCTTGATCAATTTACCCTTGTCTCCCATTTACGGATGGAAGGGAAATATGGACTTTTCAATGCTGAAGATCCCATGGATCTTCACACCCATATTACGTTCACATTTGAAGATGGTTTTGAATTGAGGTATAAGGATGTCCGGAAATTCGGCACGATGCACCTATTTCAAAAGGGAGCTGAATTTGATGTGCTCCCATTGAAAAAATTAGGGCCTGAACCTTTTTCCAAGGAGTTTTCCTTGCAAATGCTGACTGAAAAACTACAAAAAACGGAAAGGGCCGTCAAAGCTGTCCTCCTCGATCAAAATGTCGTGGTGGGCCTTGGCAATATTTATGTGGATGAAGTCCTTTTCCGTGCGGGCGTCCATCCTGAAAAGAAAGCAAGTTCACTCACTCCTTCCGAAGTAGAAAGGATTCATAAAGAAACGATAAAGACTTTGCAGGAGGCTGTTGACAAAGGGGGAAGCACGATCCGGTCGTATCTCAATTCGCAAGGGCAGATCGGGATGTTTCAATTGAGCCTGTTTGTTTACGGACGTAAAGGAGAACCATGCAGGGTTTGCGGCACCGAGATAGAAAAATTTGTAGCTGCTGGCCGCGGAACACATATATGTCCTTCTTGTCAGAAAAGAACTTAA